A DNA window from Eremothecium cymbalariae DBVPG#7215 chromosome 3, complete sequence contains the following coding sequences:
- the DAL81 gene encoding Dal81p (similar to Ashbya gossypii ACL093C) yields the protein MRQSSNNKLEVWDNGNSSIRGQNNNTNNTMLSFNDDYESVLSNLANGSSQTGGSRLESSQSQSTVEVSEAEGGEGGVLVYQEGSCVSGKSLDEKQKLELLLQQYQDLPGKDGVNGAHSSVSQRASDVNKGMMSSTKQAEQEHKSAIASKPCDHCRRRRTKCVIVPGMANCVQCETKGIKCGFSELITPKMPNDMNQEGQKKRSTGDEANTNVHELLKRAKLNDMMNQDNISQFYTDLLQNLNTNASDMPGMAQTNQNHFDFPLSSVGQGSHMSNVSRGQAVQISNTTSSSRVPRQQSNQSTIQYPRSSFYVGPTSVFDINLVNHMKLDNIDQIQLSKSVSLRKVAPDVQFILRADFNQQLYLKHEREIDLVERLVHPHGKILVDIFFKLVHPYFPILHERVFLEKYSKSYRELTAPILASIYSLALQWWDFHPQVIGFPKPDVIDQLNEIALRTFFDVLGKPKLSIVQTGLLILQCRSECPNNWVLCSEVVAIAEDLGLGIDCQDWRLPRWERGLRRRLAWAVWYQDKWLSMIESRYSHLILGRNWLVKMLTEDDFPSKSPVISSSQPKNNLKNDNSSASQIDKISVLDLSPTEDDFNNGKLLFRQMISLSIILGELLDTFYTLGAISTITQIEQVLRLAKPLQLKLREWYHSLPSKLSMNNFQPRRFNSNASLTLAYFAAEITLHRKIITTLKPEDPTDLVKVCRTAAKTRLIAAIEFVRDLKMEHTSSFWYSCSTGNLTLISTFAGLLYVTARSKEEETIFRDCTRNYFWILKMASKTFEGARNALEKIQMLLSQIPGLLTDEALGKQFVPPSSQSPYVQQQFQHSNSLPSNSNTQSPHVEPNSTPTSYNRPKKLPTEVLHTLKSIQHNMPNISGDYRYTSPDNVDLSVSSTVERSLNDRASRASSNPNTNSRSPENGIPMHVAEFSSQKSSSAVDPTLSANKVTNSLDHNIDIRNHSVMSAPSSFQSDSSARKSLDSKNTPDGSNSVTQVPSIEAKGIDESDRISDTSLKSNKIERRESKPEEDAERNTSIPNTKIAK from the coding sequence ATGCGGCAGTCAAGTAACAACAAATTAGAGGTATGGGACAATGGAAATAGTAGTATAAGGGGACAGAATAACAATACGAACAATACTATGTTGAGTtttaatgatgattatGAAAGTGTGTTAAGTAATTTGGCGAATGGCAGCTCTCAGACAGGTGGAAGTAGGCTTGAGTCGAGCCAGAGCCAGAGTACAGTGGAGGTTAGTGAAGCTGAGGGGGGTGAGGGGGGTGTGCTAGTCTATCAGGAAGGTAGTTGTGTATCTGGGAAGAGTTTGGATGAGAAGCAGAAATTAgagttgttgttgcagcaATATCAGGATTTACCGGGGAAGGACGGGGTTAATGGTGCTCATTCTTCTGTGAGTCAAAGAGCTAGCGACGTGAACAAGGGAATGATGTCCAGTACAAAGCAGGCTGAACAGGAGCATAAGTCTGCAATTGCATCGAAGCCCTGCGATCATTGCAGGCGGCGGCGGACAAAATGTGTGATTGTACCTGGAATGGCAAACTGTGTACAATGCGAGACGAAGGGTATCAAGTGTGGTTTTTCGGAACTCATCACGCCTAAGATGCCCAATGATATGAACCAAGAAGGCCAGAAAAAGCGATCAACGGGAGATGAGGCTAATACTAATGTTCATGAACTGCTCAAAAGAGCTAAACTAAATGATATGATGAACCAAGACAATATCTCGCAATTTTACACTGATCTATTGCAAAACCTCAATACCAACGCTTCAGATATGCCTGGTATGGCGCAAACGAACCAGAACCATTTTGATTTCCCTCTCTCTTCGGTTGGTCAGGGTAGTCATATGTCTAACGTGTCTAGAGGGCAAGCTGTACAAATTTCAAATACTACAAGTTCTAGCAGGGTTCCAAGACAACAGAGTAACCAATCTACCATACAATACCCAAGATCTTCTTTCTACGTTGGACCCACTTCAGTATTTGACATTAACTTAGTAAACCATATGAAACTGGATAATATAGACCAAATTCAACTGTCCAAATCGGTGTCCTTACGAAAAGTTGCGCCTGATGTCCAATTCATACTTCGTGCTGATTTCAATCAACAGCTATATTTGAAGCATGAGAGAGAGATAGATTTAGTAGAAAGGTTGGTACATCCACACGGAAAAATTTTggttgatatatttttcaagttaGTACACCCATATTTCCCAATTTTGCATGAACGGGTATTCTTAGAAAAATACTCAAAATCTTACCGAGAATTAACTGCTCCAATTCTTGCCTCAATATATTCGCTTGCATTGCAGTGGTGGGACTTCCATCCACAGGTTATAGGGTTCCCTAAGCCCGATGTTATTGACCAACTTAATGAAATCGCCTTGAGGactttttttgatgtaCTAGGAAAACCGAAACTCAGCATTGTTCAAACAGGCCTGTTAATATTGCAATGTAGAAGTGAATGTCCGAATAACTGGGTGTTGTGCTCCGAAGTTGTTGCAATAGCCGAGGATCTTGGCCTTGGCATTGATTGCCAGGATTGGAGATTGCCTCGTTGGGAAAGAGGTTTAAGAAGAAGACTAGCCTGGGCTGTATGGTATCAAGATAAGTGGTTATCTATGATAGAATCTAGATATTCTCACTTAATTTTGGGGAGAAATTGGTTGGTAAAAATGTTAACTGAAGATGACTTCCCCTCTAAATCTCCTGTAATTAGCTCCAGTCAACCAAAGAACAACCTGAAAAATGATAACAGCAGTGCCAGTcaaattgataaaatctCAGTGCTTGACTTATCCCCTACCGAGGATGATTTCAATAATGGCAAGTTATTATTTAGACAGATGATATCCCTAAGCATTATTCTAGGTGAACTTCTAGATACTTTTTACACTTTAGGAGCAATTAGCACCATAACGCAGATTGAACAAGTATTGAGGCTTGCAAAGCCTCTTCAATTGAAATTGAGAGAGTGGTATCATTCTTTaccttcaaaattatcTATGAATAATTTCCAGCCAAGAAGGTTTAACAGTAATGCATCATTAACTTTGGCGTACTTTGCCGCCGAAATAACTTTACACAGAAAAATTATTACAACATTAAAACCTGAAGATCCTACAGACTTGGTTAAGGTTTGCCGCACGGCGGCTAAAACCAGGTTAATTGCTGCTATTGAATTTGTTCGTGACTTGAAGATGGAGCATACAAGTTCATTCTGGTATTCTTGTTCCACTGGAAACTTGACGCTAATAAGCACATTTGCAGGATTGCTATATGTTACTGCTCGATCTAAGGAGGAGGAAACAATTTTCAGGGACTGCACAAGAaattatttttggattttgaaaatggcATCTAAGACATTTGAAGGGGCTAGAAACGCTTTGGAGAAGATTCAAATGCTGTTGTCACAAATCCCAGGATTGTTAACAGATGAAGCATTAGGCAAACAGTTCGTTCCTCCTAGCTCACAGTCTCCATAtgttcaacaacaattccAGCACTCGAATTCACTACCATCTAATTCGAATACTCAGAGTCCACATGTTGAGCCAAACTCTACACCTACTTCATATAACAGGCCGAAAAAACTACCCACAGAAGTTCTACACACGTTAAAAAGCATTCAACATAATATGCCAAATATTTCTGGCGATTATAGATATACCTCCCCAGATAACGTGGATTTAAGtgtttcttcaacagtTGAACGCTCACTTAATGATAGAGCTTCAAGAGCTAGTTCCAACCCAAATACGAATTCTAGGTCCCCAGAGAATGGGATTCCTATGCATGTTGCAGAATTTTCATCTCAAAAGTCTTCTTCTGCCGTAGATCC